The bacterium DNA window GGGAAGCAAAGGTCGCAACGAAGACCCGGCCCGATGTATTCTCGAACAGATCGGCTAGAGCACTGGCCACCTCGGACTCGGGAGGTGTGATACCGGGGCGATCCGCATTGGTACTGTCGCAAAGCAGGAGATCAACACCCTCGCGGCCGACGATTTTCAACGGTTCGAGATAATCACCATCATCTCCCTCCGGCAGCCGGAAATCCCCAGAATGGACCACAGTCCCGGCTGGTGTCCGAATGATCAGGGAAGCTGAATCAGGGATGCTGTGATCCACCGGAACCGCTTCGATCCTGGCTCCGGCGACCTCGAAGGGCTGTCCAAAAAGGATCTTCCTCAGATCCCGGTCCTCCAGATGAGCTCCACCCCATCCGTTGGCCATCCTCTCCCGAGCCATGGCCAGGGTAAAGGCTGTCCCGTAAACCGGAACATCCACCTGACTCAACAGGGAGGGAAGAGCACCCACATGGTCGTCGTGACCGTGGGTCAGGATGATGGCTTTCAACCGGTCTGCGTTCTCCAGGACATAGGTGAAGTCTGGCAGGAAAAGGTCCACACCAGGGAAGTTGCCCTGGGGAAACTTGATCCCGGCATCGATGAGGATGAACGAATTCCCCCATTCCAGTACAGCGCAGTTCATCCCGAAGGTGCCCACACCGCCGAGGGGAATAAAACGCAGAGTTGAGTTATTCATGAACCCTATCCTTTTCACTCAACTCTGCTTGTATCGGAGTATCGGAGAAAATACCTTTTGCTCTACCCCGGTACCCCGACACCCCGATACCCCGACACCTGAGCTGCAGGGAAAAGTCATTTGACGACCCCCTGCAGCCGCATCGCCAATTCCGCGAACTGCTCCACCGACAACTGCTCCGCCCTGACGGTTGGCAACAGTCCCATCCCGGGAATGATCTGTCCCAGTTTTTCCTTGCCAACTGTGGGGAAACCGGCAGCGAGGCTGTTGACCAGTTTTTTTCTTCTCTGGCCAAAAGCTGCCTTGACAACGCTCATAGTGAATAGTCTGTCCGGCATCGGGTACAGGGCCTCCTCGAGGACATCCCACCGCACAAGGGCTGAATCCACTCTGGGCGGGGGCAGGAACACTGTAGGTGGAACCTTCCTCACGATCACAGGTTTTCCGAAGAGTTGGCACGCCACAGACAGGATGCCGTACTCCTTGCCGCCATGATCCGCTGCCATGCGCACAGCCACTTCCCACTGAACAAGAAAAACGGCCCGTCGAACCCGATCCCTGTTTTCCAGGACCCTGAACAGGATCTGGGTGGAAATGGCATAGGGGAGGTTGCCAAGGGCCACAACTCTGCCCTCAGGGGGAAGCAGATCATCCCACGGCACCCTCAGTGCATCACCCTTGACCAGCCTGAGTGAAGGGTTACCGGCAAACTTCTCCTCCAGGGCCGGGTGAAGACCCGCATCAACTTCTACAGCGGTCACCTTCACGCCCGCAGCAAGGACCATTTCGGTGAGCCTTCCCGTACCGGCACCGATCTCCAGGACCTCATCACCTGGAACCAGATCGGCAGCCCTGACGATAAGCCCAAGTATGTTTTTATCGTGGAGAAAATGCTGACCGTAAGCTGGAGGGGCGTAGGGGCGCTTACTCACGGCCTTCTCCAACATTCAAGGGACCATGAGAAGGAGTGCAGGGTATAGAGTGCAGAGAATAATTCTCTGAACTGAAAGAACTGGCCCTGGCTATTATGTCGGATTGATTAATTATCAATAGAGTTTTCCTGTTCCGGTATCGAGAATGATAAAAAATAGTGTAAAAATATTGACACAAAAATATTGGGGGGACATGCCTCAGATTGCTTGCGTAATGAGTTTACCTTTGCACTCTGCACTCTGCACTTTACACCCTGCACTTTACACTCTGCACTGCCTTTCCCGATTGACAATCGGGAAAGGGTCGGGCACATTTCCAAAATGCTCTCATTTCCCAGGTATTTCCGATGTTTATACCCCACAACGGT harbors:
- the rsmA gene encoding 16S rRNA (adenine(1518)-N(6)/adenine(1519)-N(6))-dimethyltransferase RsmA; the protein is MSKRPYAPPAYGQHFLHDKNILGLIVRAADLVPGDEVLEIGAGTGRLTEMVLAAGVKVTAVEVDAGLHPALEEKFAGNPSLRLVKGDALRVPWDDLLPPEGRVVALGNLPYAISTQILFRVLENRDRVRRAVFLVQWEVAVRMAADHGGKEYGILSVACQLFGKPVIVRKVPPTVFLPPPRVDSALVRWDVLEEALYPMPDRLFTMSVVKAAFGQRRKKLVNSLAAGFPTVGKEKLGQIIPGMGLLPTVRAEQLSVEQFAELAMRLQGVVK